Proteins from a single region of Hypanus sabinus isolate sHypSab1 unplaced genomic scaffold, sHypSab1.hap1 scaffold_568, whole genome shotgun sequence:
- the LOC132389435 gene encoding muscarinic acetylcholine receptor M2-like, producing the protein MSNLTQTNSSLSNRTYIERGSAYKTVEVIFIVIVTLSLSLVTIIGNILVMLSIKVNRQLQTINNYFIFSLASADLIVGVFSMNLYTIYIFFGYWPMGPVVCDLWLALDYVVSYASVMNLLIISFDRYFCVTKPLSYPVKRTTKMAWMMIAAAWVLSFILWGPAILFWQFIVGGRTVEEGECHVQFFSNPVATFGTGIASFYLPVITMTILYVHISRASKSRIKKDKKETESNKGTISPSPVRGKTMKPNNNISSAPEGLQNVKVQNGKAAGEVMTDHCGQVEEKVVSNPSTSLSVVPSIQKEEGKMDESTNVSTTQRHFSNGSSSIKVITKSQKSDYCATTVEMVSENSTKNGKARELTAAHIIIKMTKTPVEKKKGAVTRENKVTRTILAILLACIITWTPYSLINTLCSVCVPNTLWTIGYWLCYINSTLNPACYALCNATFKKTFKHLLFCQYKNIGATR; encoded by the coding sequence ATGTCTAATTTAACGCAGACAAATTCATCTCTCAGCAACCGAACATACATTGAAAGAGGGAGCGCTTACAAAACAGTTGAAGTAATCTTCATTGTGATTGTAACATTATCTTTGAGTCTGGTGACCATTATCGGAAACATTCTGGTTATGCTTTCTATCAAAGTGAATAGACAACTACAAACAATTAACAActattttattttcagcttaGCCTCTGCTGATTTGATTGTTGGTGTGTTCTCCATGAACCTTTACACCATTTACATCTTCTTTGGCTACTGGCCTATGGGCCCAGTGGTGTGTGATTTATGGCTGGCTCTAGATTATGTTGTTAGTTATGCATCTGTCATGAACCTTCTTATCATCAGCTTTGACCGATACTTCTGTGTGACAAAGCCTCTCAGCTACCCTGTGAAGAGAACCACCAAGATGGCATGGATGATGATTGCAGCTGCTTGGGTGCTGTCATTTATCCTGTGGGGCCCTGCCATTCTCTTCTGGCAGTTCATTGTAGGTGGGCGGACAGTTGAAGAGGGTGAGTGTCATGTACAATTCTTCTCAAATCCAGTTGCCACTTTTGGCACTGGAATAGCATCCTTCTATCTACCGGTTATTACCATGACTATTTTGTATGTGCACATATCCCGTGCTAGCAAGAGTCGGATCAAGAAGGATAAGAAGGAGACAGAGTCCAACAAAGGCACCATTTCTCCCAGTCCAGTGCGAGGCAAAACAATGAAACCGAATAACAACATTTCAAGTGCACCTGAAGGGTTGCAGAATGTCAAAGTACAAAATGGCAAGGCAGCTGGTGAAGTAATGACGGATCATTGCGGCCAAGTAGAGGAAAAGGTGGTCTCAAATCCCTCGACTTCCCTCAGTGTCGTCCCTTCCATCCAGAAGGAGGAAGGAAAGATGGATGAGAGCACAAATGTCTCCACCACACAAAGACATTTTAGCAACGGCAGCTCCAGCATAAAGGTCATCACGAAATCCCAAAAGAGTGACTACTGTGCTACCACAGTTGAAATGGTGTCAGAAAACAGCACCAAGAATGGTAAAGCCAGAGAGCTTACCGCAGCCCACATCATCATTAAAATGACAAAGACCCCTGTTGAGAAAAAGAAGGGAGCTGTAACCCGGGAGAATAAGGTGACCAGGACCATCTTGGCTATTCTGCTGGCATGTATCATTACCTGGACCCCATACAGTCTCATTAACACGTTATGTTCAGTCTGCGTTCCTAACACTTTATGGACTATTGGATACTGGCTCTGTTACATCAACAGTACTCTCAACCCAGCCTGCTATGCACTATGCAATGCTACCTTCAAGAAAACCTTCAAACATCTTCTCTTCTGTCAATATAAAAACATTGGTGCAACAAGATAA